AGCCACACCTGCTTACATATGGCCCTTTGTACCCAATTCTCCGCTCACCGTGCTGTATTTCTTTATCGTTCTGGTGCTCTTTTTGCAGAATAAACGTTCCTCGTTCTGGGAAGGACTGGCTTATTTCGGCCTGATAAAGCACGGCATGTGGACGGTGGCCATCATTACACTGTACCACCTGGCGGGAGACCGCTCGCCGGATAACATTCTGTTATGGACAGGCCATTTTGGCATGGCGCTGCAGGCCGTGCTGTTTTGGGTATACTATGGACTGCCGCTGCGCTTTTCCCATGCGGTGGGCATATCAGGGTGGTATCTGTTTAACGATTACCTGGATTATGTGGTAGGCATTCACCCCTACGTCAATACAACTTTAGTGGATATTGCCGTGGTGCGCAACCTGGCCGTCAGCTACAGCATTGTACTGACCATCATCTTTCTCTTTACCGCGTGGCGCCGGCATAACAGAAAGGAGACCCTAACTGTTGAGAGAGGAAACACTTGATCTGCTTTGTGATCCCGAAACCAGTTCCCCTTTAATTTTGCAGGAAAATGAAGACGGCTCCCAGGTTCTGGCGGGGAGCAATACAACCTATCCCATTCGTGACGGTGTGGCGGACTTTTTACACCAAAAACCGGTCACCGGTATCAACAAACGCTATCAAATGATGTATGACCACCTCTCCCCCTTCTACAATTTTGTCACCCGGGCAGCCATCCGGCTGATGCAGGCCGATGAAGACGATGTGCGCCGGGAGTATCTGTGCGAACTGGAAATCAAACCGGGAGACCGGGTGCTGGAGGTCTCTGTGGGCACCGGCACTAACCTGCGCCTTTTGCCCCGGGATGCCAGGTATTACGGCCTGGACATCTCCCCGGGCCAGCTGCGCCAGTGTAAAAAACTCCTAAAAAAAATCGGCCTGGAGGCCGAGTTGTTTCTGGGAGCGGCAGAGTCCCTGCCGTTTTATGATAATTCTTTCGATGTGGTTTTCCATATGGGCGGCATTAACTTTTTCGGCGACCCCGATTTAGCCCTGCGGGAAATGTACCGCGTGGCCAAGCCGGGAACAAAAATCGTAGTGGTGGATGAGACAGACCGCTTCACTAAAAAGCTGGCCAAAATTCCCATAGTACAGAACTTCTTCAAAAGCGACAGTGATGTGAACGTTCCAGACCCGTTGGTGCCGCAAAAAGCTGAAGACATCCAGGTAAAGGAGCTTTTTGACGGCAGGCTCTGGTATTTAAGCTTCCGCAAAGCTCAGACAAAGGTCAAGCCAGCCACAGTCAGCACAGCACTTCTGAAACGCCGCGCCCTTCAGCGCGTGTAGCCTTTGCTGCAGGAAAGCATACTCCCTGCTCTCGCCGGCCTGTAATCCCAAAAAGGCCAGTACCTGCCGGTCCCGCTTTTTGACATTTCGGGCATTTACACACTGCCTGTTATTTAGGTGCGGACAAAAGTCGCAGATATCATCGGGGCCGTCGGTAATCCGCACCAGCTGCCGGGGATTCTCTGAAAGGCTTTTGGCAACGGCTGCCATATTGGCGGTAAACTCCTCACTATAGCCCCTGCCCCGGAAGCGAGGCAGGCAAAGCAGGTGATGGGCCCGCAGAGTGAGCATCAGCAGCCGCTCTCGGCAATTAGCTGCCGAATCTTTTTTACCTCTGCTTCCACATCAGCGCAGGAAACCAGCGCAGAAACCATGGCCGAGCAGGGCACGCCGCGCCGCCGCACATCCACAATATTTTCTCCGTTAATCCCGCCGATTGCCACCAGCGGGATTTTATAATTTTTAGCGATATGTTCAATCAAATCCAGGCCCACCGGTTCTCCCGCATCCGCCTTGGTGCCGGTTTTAAATACCGGACCCACCCCCACATAGTCGGCGCCGCGGACCATGGCATCCTCCACATCGGCAGGAGTGTCGGCGGAGACACCGATAATCATCTCCTCGCCCACCAGTTTGCGCACCGCATTGGCGGGCAGATCATCCGGCCCCACATGTACACCGCCGGCTTTACTGAGGATGGCAATATCCACATCATCGTTAACTATAAACAATACCCCGGCCGGTTTACACATCTCCCGGATAACACGGCATTCCTCATATTTTTCCCGCTTGGTTTTATCCTTTTCCCGGTACTGAATAATCTTAACTCCGGCATCAATCATCCGGCGCACCACTTCCAGATTGTCCTTACAGGCAGACAGCGACTCACAGGTCACACCGTAAATATCTGTCTGAAAAATCTCCGCCACATTCTTTCGCATACTATCAACTCCTCCACTCCATTATACTGCAAACCCAGTACCCATCTCAATTTTAGCAAAATAAAAGAAAAAAGTAAGCCAATAATTTTGGCTTACCTGAGATCATATCGGGCAATTCGCAAACTTTTGGCTTATTGTGTATTCGGTTTAGCTGTGGTAGTGGTATACGCTGCCGGCAAGCTGCCCAGGATTCTCAGGGCCAGGGGTCCGGCCACCGCCACTTTAACCAAATCACCGGGAATAAAGGGCAGCATGGCCAC
The sequence above is a segment of the Dethiobacter alkaliphilus AHT 1 genome. Coding sequences within it:
- a CDS encoding DUF1284 domain-containing protein; this encodes MLTLRAHHLLCLPRFRGRGYSEEFTANMAAVAKSLSENPRQLVRITDGPDDICDFCPHLNNRQCVNARNVKKRDRQVLAFLGLQAGESREYAFLQQRLHALKGAAFQKCCADCGWLDLCLSFAEA
- a CDS encoding DUF1405 domain-containing protein codes for the protein MQKILDILFTNRYFIYALLVINFFGTIYGFWWYRNQFAATPAYIWPFVPNSPLTVLYFFIVLVLFLQNKRSSFWEGLAYFGLIKHGMWTVAIITLYHLAGDRSPDNILLWTGHFGMALQAVLFWVYYGLPLRFSHAVGISGWYLFNDYLDYVVGIHPYVNTTLVDIAVVRNLAVSYSIVLTIIFLFTAWRRHNRKETLTVERGNT
- the thiE gene encoding thiamine phosphate synthase; the encoded protein is MRKNVAEIFQTDIYGVTCESLSACKDNLEVVRRMIDAGVKIIQYREKDKTKREKYEECRVIREMCKPAGVLFIVNDDVDIAILSKAGGVHVGPDDLPANAVRKLVGEEMIIGVSADTPADVEDAMVRGADYVGVGPVFKTGTKADAGEPVGLDLIEHIAKNYKIPLVAIGGINGENIVDVRRRGVPCSAMVSALVSCADVEAEVKKIRQLIAESGC
- a CDS encoding class I SAM-dependent methyltransferase — translated: MREETLDLLCDPETSSPLILQENEDGSQVLAGSNTTYPIRDGVADFLHQKPVTGINKRYQMMYDHLSPFYNFVTRAAIRLMQADEDDVRREYLCELEIKPGDRVLEVSVGTGTNLRLLPRDARYYGLDISPGQLRQCKKLLKKIGLEAELFLGAAESLPFYDNSFDVVFHMGGINFFGDPDLALREMYRVAKPGTKIVVVDETDRFTKKLAKIPIVQNFFKSDSDVNVPDPLVPQKAEDIQVKELFDGRLWYLSFRKAQTKVKPATVSTALLKRRALQRV